Within Halorubrum lacusprofundi ATCC 49239, the genomic segment AAGACCTCGACCCTCGATCTCGTGGCGCTCGTCGTCGTCCTCGCGCAGATGGGGATGCCCGTCCCCGCCGAGTCCGCCACCGTCGAGCGCTTCGAGGAGATCCACTACTACGCCAAATCGCAGGGAACCCTCGACGCGGGCGCGTTCGAGGCGACCCTGCGGGACTTCGGCGACCTCGTCGAGGGCGCGGACGGGCGGCTCGTCTTGGTCGACGAGCTTGAGTCGATCACGGAGCCGGGCGCCTCCGCGAAGATCATCGCGGGCATCCTCGAAGCGCTCGACGAGCAGGACGCCACCGCCGTCTTCGTCTCCCACCTGGCCCGCGAGATCCGGGACGCGGCCGACTTCGAAGTCGCCGTCGACGGAATCGAGGCCGCCGGGCTCGTCGACGGCGAGCTACGGGTGAATCGCTCACCGCGGAAGGGTCACCTCGCGCGGTCGACCCCGGAGCTCATCGTCGAGAAGCTCGCGGGCGACCGCGACACCGACTTCTACGGGGACTTACTGGAGAAGTTCTGAGCCGGGAGCATTCCCGCCCGGTGGCTCGTTCGGCCTCAGTCGTCGTTGAGCTCGGCTGTGACCGTGATCTCGACGTCGAGCGGTGCGGGGAGCCGGGACACCTCGACGCACGTCCTGGCCGGGTACGGCTCCGAGAGAAACGACCGGTACGCCTCGTTCACCGCGTCGTAGTCGTCCATGTCGGTGATATAGACGGTCGCCGTCACGATCGCGTTCGCGGTCGTACCGGCCGCCTTCAGTACCGTGGCGACGTTCGCGAGCGTCTGTGTCGTCTGTTCGGCCACCGACTCCGGGGCCTCGCCGGTGTCGGGATCCACACCCGTCTTCCCCGAGACGTGGACCGTGTCACCAGAGACGATCCCCTGCGAGTACGGCCCGAGGGCCTCCGGCACGTCGTCGGTCGTGATCTCTTGCATCGGTCTGAGCGACGGCGCGTCACGGCATCAAGATGCGGGTCGCGAGGGGACCCGTCGGTCGGGTTCCTGCCCTGGCTGCAGCGATCCGCCGAGAACGCTCAGATCAACACCGCCCGGGCCAGTCCGAGGAAGACGACGAAGCCCAACACGTCGGTCGCGGTCGTGATGAAGATGGTCGCTGAGGTCGCCGGATCGTACCCGAGCTTGTCGAGGATGAGGGGTGTGAGGGCGCCGAAGAACCCCGCGATGACGAGGTTCGCGACCATCGAGACGCCGATAACGGCGCCGAGGAGGATCCCGAACGCGCCGTACGAGAAGGCGGTCGCGATGACCGCGACGAGCGCCCCGGTGATGAGTCCGTTCGCCGCGCCGGCGATCGCCTCGTTCGCGATGACGCGTTTCCCGGTCGACAGCGACACCTGTCCGAGCGAGATGCCCCGGACGGTGACCGCCATCGACTGCGTGCCCGCGTTCCCCCCCATCCCGGCCACGACCGGCATGTAGGCGGCGAGGATGGCGACGGCAGCGATCGTCGACTCGAACAGTCCGACGACCGCCGCAGCCATGAACGCGGTGGCGAGGTTGAGGATGAGCCACTTGTACCGCCGTCGGATCTTCACGACGGCCCCGTCGAGGACGCTCTCCTCTTCGGCGACGCCCGTGAACTCATAGAGCGTCTCCCCGGCGGCTTCGTCGATCAGTTGCAGGAGGTCTCTCGCGTGAATCACACCGAGGATGTCGCCGTCCTCGTCGAGCACCGCGACGGTCCGCTCGCTGTTCTGACGGAACACCGCGAGCACCTCCTCGTCGGCGCGGTCGTACCGGACCGACGGCGTCTCCCGGAGGTGGTCCGTGATCCGTTCG encodes:
- a CDS encoding RidA family protein, encoding MQEITTDDVPEALGPYSQGIVSGDTVHVSGKTGVDPDTGEAPESVAEQTTQTLANVATVLKAAGTTANAIVTATVYITDMDDYDAVNEAYRSFLSEPYPARTCVEVSRLPAPLDVEITVTAELNDD
- a CDS encoding magnesium transporter → MAIQAEDVGETISMSSEPSVPFAELPRDERRDVFFGLSEPARGALVADMSRSQLERFTDRLDPDEVTDVLGYANAETREAVLGTLDAERREKIDFLLSFDPESAAGLMNLDYVTVDRSRGFDEVAERVRRFEERTGRVPTIFVTDREEFLGELPGTALSVADPETERITDHLRETPSVRYDRADEEVLAVFRQNSERTVAVLDEDGDILGVIHARDLLQLIDEAAGETLYEFTGVAEEESVLDGAVVKIRRRYKWLILNLATAFMAAAVVGLFESTIAAVAILAAYMPVVAGMGGNAGTQSMAVTVRGISLGQVSLSTGKRVIANEAIAGAANGLITGALVAVIATAFSYGAFGILLGAVIGVSMVANLVIAGFFGALTPLILDKLGYDPATSATIFITTATDVLGFVVFLGLARAVLI